Within the bacterium genome, the region TACGGGTTTCCCTGCATATAAGCTGTCAAATAACAAACAAAATTTGGTGCGTGGGAAATATCCTTTCAGCCTTTTAGCTAAACGATAAAAAGCCTTTGTAACCGTTCAGGCTATATATCAAAAGTGTAAGAAAGGGGATAAGGAGATAAGAGTGATATGGAGATAAGATAATAGAAATAGATTGAAATTTATAGAAATAGGTAGAAATTGATTGTGGAAAACAACAAATTTCCATAAATTTCTATTAGTTACACCACCTGAACGCTTACAAAAAATTGGATTATTTCAAGGAGTTTTTGTGCGAAGATTTTTTACTCTTCAGGACTGGCGAAAGCTTGCTTAAAGCTTTGTCTTCTTTCGGTAGATAATGCGTGCTTTTTACTTACTCCCAAAGCGGCTGGCTTGTCCACCGCACTCCATAACAATTCACCGAGAATTGCTGGACTTTAATTTTTTCTCTTTACAAAATTTAAGATATGTGATATACTTACTTCCCAGTAAAAAAATGAGAAAAATGGGTAGTGGAATAAAAAAAGGAGAGACACGGTTTCTTTATCTTTTCTTATCATACACTTACGATAAAGGAGCAAATGGATTATGTTTAGTTTATTTTTATTAACAGGATTAACTATCTTTCTAAGCTGGTTAATAATTTATTATGCGGCATGTAAATTGACGATTAAAGTTTGCGATGAGATAATTGTGTGGGGGCTACCAATTATCGCTTTTATTATCCCCCTATATTTTGATATTCATTTGTATAGTACCTTTGACTTGAGTAAAGTCGGGGTGATGTATGTTATGACATTAATTATGTTAGTTGCCTGGTTAATAAAGATGATACTAACTGGCAATTACAAATCTGTTTCTACACCGATTAATTTAGCCGTTCTGGGTTTTTGGGCAAGCACAATTATCTCAACTGTATTTTCTATTGACCCAATGATGAGTTTGATTGGAACTTATAAGCGTTACGAGGGACTTTTAGCTATAACTTGTTATATTGTGCAATTTTTCTTGATTATCAATTTTCTCGATAATCAATCAAAACTTTATCGACTTATAAAGGCAATAGGTTATACGGGATTGATATCATCGTGTTACGGTATGATTCAACATTTTGGTAAGGACCCATTGAGTTGGGAATCGTGGAATCCCTGGCGAATTATCTCATGTTTTGGTAATCCTGTTTTTTATTCTGCTTATGCTGAGATGGCATTTTTAGCGGGATTAGGGATGTATTTTTATGTCCAGGGTGAAAAAGATAAGAAAGGAATTATTCTTCCCTCCAAACCAATAAGTAAAACCCAAAAAAAAAAGAAGAAAAAACTTGATGTAAAACCTGATGCTAATCTGACATCTTCTAACCAATTATCCCTCATCTGGCGATGGATATATGCGATTAAAACAGGTATCCTCGTTATTTATTTTGTAATTAACTTCAATTCTCTCTGTGCTCCAGTGACATTAGACGCTTCTACAAAACCCTCTTTTTGGGTGTCTTATTCACCTATAATGATATGGTTAATTTATTTAAGTATTAGTCTTATATTTACGATTATTTCTTTTTCCAAACAAACAAATCCTCTCTGGCTTTTAGTTTATGAAATATGCGTAGTTATTGGTTTCCTTTCATTTGGTTCATTCAAGTTTGCTATTTACCACTGGTGGGCGGCAATAGTTGTTTATTTAAGTATTTGTCTGGGATTTGTAGTTTTTAATACCTTACCTATTTCTGCCTTTGGAATGGTATTTATTTATGCAAGTATTTTATGTTTAACCTATTATGGTTTTTCTCATTGTAACACTCGAGGTTCATATATTGGGCTATTTTTAGGCTTATTTTTATTCGTAATAACGATGTTGTTTCATAAAGAGATTGTTAAGCACAAAAAAAGAGTAATGGCATTAGGAGGAGCAATTTTATTAATATTTATCAAATTTAATTTCTTAATCCCTGAAACTTCTGTTATTGAACGATTTACTTCATTATTTTCTATGAGCAAACCAAAGGCGACGATTGAAGAAAAAGTGGATGAGGTGGTGGAAGAAGAATCTATTCCAGAAAAAACTTTCTACCCCCAATCTAAGCCAAGAGAAGTTATGCTACCAATACCCGGTCTCACGGCTACTTTTTTAAACCATGCTCATCTAGAAATAAAGCCATTTATTGGTCCTAAACTAACAATTTCCTTACCCTGGCGGGCTTATATCTGGGGAAGTGTCATTGCCACGATGAAAGATAATATGAGATATTTCTTAATTGGGACAGGGCCGGATACAATGGGATTTACCTTCCCTAAATATGTGTATTCTATTTTATCACCAGAGATGAAAGGCCCTGTAGAGTTTGAAGATAGGGCTCATAATGATATTTGTGATACACTTGCGGCACGAGGAATAATAGGATTAGGAATATATGGATGGTTAATATTAGTTTTCTTTTTTACTGGTTTTAAATATTACCAGAGGATAGAAGGGAATGAAAAATTTATCGTTTTAGGACTTATGTGTTCGGTTTTAGGATTTCTTGGTCAGAATTTAGTCAGTTTTGGTGTAACACCATTATCCTCGTGTTTCTGGATATTATTAGGAACGACTATGGCTTATGGGAAAGTAGTAACTCAACCAACACAATCTAATAAAGATACCGGGTTAAAGGTTTCTAACCAGATAAAGAATCAATCAAGCAAGATAATTTTTTGTGGGGTAATTATAGGCGGGGCTATTCTTCTGACCTATTTTACCTGTCGGATTTACAAAGCGGATAATCTTTATAAAAATGGAACTGTTTGGCTACATCAGGGAAATATGGATACCGCTATAGCTCAATATGAGCAGGCAATTAAATTACATCCTTATGAAGTCAGGTACCGGGATGAGTGTAATCGACTTTATATAGACAAGGCAAGAAACACCAACGAACCTAAATGGACTCAATTGGCATTCAAAGGAGCTTCTGAACTCCTTGAACTTACTAACTATAGGCATAGTAATGCTTACTTTACATTAGCCATCGCTTATTATATACAGGGAAGTAGAATGGGAGATAATGCCCGGGTAGATAAAGCCCTTGTGTTTTATAAAAAGGCGGCTGAAATAAATCCATTTTTGGCGGATGCATATAATAATATGGGAGTTATATATACTCAGAGAAATATGCTTGATGATGCAATTAATGTTTTTAAAGAGGCATATCGTATGAATACTCAGCATGTGGCGGCATTAGAGAATCTGGTAAGGATATTTTATAATAGAAATGACCTTGAAAATGCCGCCTTAGTCCTCGAAGAGATATTACAAACACATCCTCAATATAAAACTCAGGAGATACTCACTTTCTTAGGAAGGATTTATTTTGACCAGGGAAGACTTGATAAAGTGATTAGTCAATGTAAAAAGATTATAAAATTAGACCCATCAAATGTTGCCGCTTATGATAATTTAGGCTCAATGTATTATCGTCAGGGTAAGTTGAAAGAAGCTAAAGAATCATTTGAAAAAATACGCCAACTTCAACCAGATAATCCTAAAGCTATGCAAATGCTGAAAGCTATTTCTGTTCAATTATAAAGAGGTAGTAATGCCATTTTCTAATATTCTCCAGATAATAATTAAAGTCAGTCTCCTGATATTAATCTTATCTACCCCTTCGGTAGCGTGGCATTTTATTACCAAAACTCCTATCCATCTTATCCAT harbors:
- a CDS encoding tetratricopeptide repeat protein is translated as MFSLFLLTGLTIFLSWLIIYYAACKLTIKVCDEIIVWGLPIIAFIIPLYFDIHLYSTFDLSKVGVMYVMTLIMLVAWLIKMILTGNYKSVSTPINLAVLGFWASTIISTVFSIDPMMSLIGTYKRYEGLLAITCYIVQFFLIINFLDNQSKLYRLIKAIGYTGLISSCYGMIQHFGKDPLSWESWNPWRIISCFGNPVFYSAYAEMAFLAGLGMYFYVQGEKDKKGIILPSKPISKTQKKKKKKLDVKPDANLTSSNQLSLIWRWIYAIKTGILVIYFVINFNSLCAPVTLDASTKPSFWVSYSPIMIWLIYLSISLIFTIISFSKQTNPLWLLVYEICVVIGFLSFGSFKFAIYHWWAAIVVYLSICLGFVVFNTLPISAFGMVFIYASILCLTYYGFSHCNTRGSYIGLFLGLFLFVITMLFHKEIVKHKKRVMALGGAILLIFIKFNFLIPETSVIERFTSLFSMSKPKATIEEKVDEVVEEESIPEKTFYPQSKPREVMLPIPGLTATFLNHAHLEIKPFIGPKLTISLPWRAYIWGSVIATMKDNMRYFLIGTGPDTMGFTFPKYVYSILSPEMKGPVEFEDRAHNDICDTLAARGIIGLGIYGWLILVFFFTGFKYYQRIEGNEKFIVLGLMCSVLGFLGQNLVSFGVTPLSSCFWILLGTTMAYGKVVTQPTQSNKDTGLKVSNQIKNQSSKIIFCGVIIGGAILLTYFTCRIYKADNLYKNGTVWLHQGNMDTAIAQYEQAIKLHPYEVRYRDECNRLYIDKARNTNEPKWTQLAFKGASELLELTNYRHSNAYFTLAIAYYIQGSRMGDNARVDKALVFYKKAAEINPFLADAYNNMGVIYTQRNMLDDAINVFKEAYRMNTQHVAALENLVRIFYNRNDLENAALVLEEILQTHPQYKTQEILTFLGRIYFDQGRLDKVISQCKKIIKLDPSNVAAYDNLGSMYYRQGKLKEAKESFEKIRQLQPDNPKAMQMLKAISVQL